A region of Mesorhizobium sp. AR02 DNA encodes the following proteins:
- the dnaG gene encoding DNA primase, whose product MRFPPAFLDEIRDRVPISQVIGQRVAWDRKKTNTSRGDYWACCPFHGEKSPSFHCEDKKGRYHCFGCSVSGDHFKFLTELEGLSFPEAVEKIADMAGVPMPVRDEREERREQERASLTDVMEMATAFFQERLQGPEGAKARAYLRDRGLTPATQQSFRLGFAPDSRNALKEHLAAKGVPKADIEACGLVRHGDDIPVSYDWFRDRIMFPIPDSRGKIIAFGGRALAPDALAKYMNSPDTELFHKGNVLYNFARARKALAKGGTVIAVEGYMDVIALAQAGFENAVAPLGTALTENQLELLWRMAPEPMLCFDGDKAGLKAAWRAADMVLPLVQARSSAQAGRSARFALLPEGKDPDDLVKAEGPDAFRTVLAEARPLVDLLWMRETSGGVFDTPERRAELQTRLRELASRIRDESLRYHYQQEMHERVLSFFGSQRTARQGRQDWKPGQGKTPAPGGQFAKPGGGRMAITESLGQSALVKRGSEGMSVREATIIVALVNHPPLIDENFAHVEFLDLANSDLQRLHAAILDAMAHDMANDRHAVVTTIERAGCAEIWGRAVELIKRARQWPALETAALDDARDALNQALHLQRSARTLHKELKQAEAALEADPSDENFRHLIEIQAQFQDVQATEALIEGFGVSSGRAGRA is encoded by the coding sequence ATGCGCTTTCCGCCCGCCTTTCTCGACGAGATCCGCGACCGCGTGCCGATTTCACAGGTCATCGGCCAGCGCGTCGCGTGGGATCGCAAGAAGACCAATACGTCGCGAGGCGACTATTGGGCCTGTTGCCCGTTCCATGGCGAGAAGAGCCCGTCTTTCCACTGCGAGGACAAGAAGGGACGCTACCACTGTTTCGGCTGCTCGGTCTCGGGCGACCATTTCAAATTCCTCACCGAACTTGAAGGATTGAGTTTTCCCGAGGCGGTCGAGAAGATCGCCGACATGGCCGGCGTGCCGATGCCGGTGCGCGACGAGCGGGAGGAGCGGCGCGAGCAGGAACGCGCCAGCCTGACCGACGTCATGGAAATGGCGACCGCCTTCTTCCAGGAGCGGCTGCAGGGGCCGGAGGGAGCCAAAGCCCGCGCCTATCTGCGCGACCGCGGGCTGACGCCGGCCACCCAGCAGTCATTCCGGCTCGGCTTCGCGCCCGATAGCCGCAATGCCTTGAAAGAGCATCTCGCGGCAAAAGGCGTGCCGAAAGCCGATATCGAAGCGTGCGGGCTGGTGCGGCACGGCGACGACATCCCGGTCTCCTATGACTGGTTCCGCGACCGCATCATGTTCCCGATCCCGGATTCGCGCGGCAAGATCATCGCCTTTGGCGGACGCGCGCTGGCGCCCGATGCGCTGGCCAAATACATGAACTCGCCCGACACCGAGCTCTTCCACAAGGGCAATGTGCTCTACAATTTCGCCCGCGCCCGCAAGGCGCTCGCCAAGGGCGGCACGGTCATTGCCGTCGAAGGCTATATGGACGTGATCGCGCTGGCGCAGGCCGGCTTCGAGAATGCCGTGGCGCCGCTCGGCACCGCGCTCACCGAAAACCAGCTCGAACTGTTGTGGCGCATGGCGCCCGAGCCGATGCTGTGCTTCGATGGCGACAAGGCCGGACTGAAGGCGGCGTGGCGGGCCGCCGACATGGTGCTGCCGTTGGTGCAGGCCAGGAGCTCAGCGCAGGCCGGGCGCTCGGCGCGCTTCGCACTGTTGCCGGAAGGCAAGGATCCCGACGATCTGGTCAAGGCCGAGGGGCCGGACGCGTTCCGCACAGTGCTCGCCGAGGCGCGGCCGCTGGTGGATTTGTTGTGGATGCGCGAGACGTCGGGCGGTGTCTTTGACACGCCGGAGCGGCGGGCGGAACTGCAGACGCGGCTGCGCGAACTGGCCAGCCGCATCCGCGACGAAAGCCTGCGCTATCACTACCAACAGGAGATGCATGAGCGGGTGCTGAGTTTCTTCGGCTCGCAGCGCACTGCGCGGCAAGGCCGTCAGGACTGGAAACCAGGGCAGGGCAAGACGCCCGCACCCGGCGGACAATTCGCCAAGCCTGGTGGCGGCCGCATGGCGATCACCGAAAGCCTCGGCCAATCCGCGCTGGTCAAGCGCGGCAGCGAGGGAATGTCGGTGCGCGAGGCGACGATCATCGTGGCCCTGGTCAACCATCCACCGCTGATCGATGAGAATTTCGCCCATGTCGAATTTCTCGACCTCGCCAATTCCGATCTGCAGCGGCTGCACGCCGCCATCCTCGACGCGATGGCGCATGACATGGCCAATGACCGCCACGCCGTGGTGACGACGATCGAGCGCGCCGGCTGCGCCGAGATCTGGGGGCGCGCCGTCGAACTGATCAAGCGGGCGCGGCAATGGCCAGCGCTGGAGACGGCAGCGCTCGACGATGCCCGCGACGCTCTCAACCAGGCCCTGCACTTGCAGCGCAGCGCGCGCACCTTACATAAGGAGCTGAAACAGGCGGAAGCAGCGCTCGAAGCGGATCCTTCGGACGAAAACTTCCGCCATCTGATCGAAATTCAGGCGCAATTTCAGGATGTACAGGCGACGGAAGCGCTGATCGAAGGATTCGGTGTTTCGTCGGGCAGGGCTGGGCGAGCCTAA
- the rpoD gene encoding RNA polymerase sigma factor RpoD, giving the protein MATKEKEEVETEREGATDGPLLDLSDDAVKKMIKAAKKRGYVTMDELNSVLPSEEVTSEQIEDTMAMLSDMGINVVEDDEQGEEAEAGDTAADAEEDANELAEQTGTAVAATTTKKEPTDRTDDPVRMYLREMGSVELLSREGEIAIAKRIEAGRETMIAGLCESPLTFQAIIIWRDELNESKILLREIIDLEATYAGPEAKQAPVVERIEEAPKVEEKPRRGRDEEEDITNVGADTRGIGDDDEEDEDEASLSLAAMEAELRPQVMETLDVIADTYKKLRKLQDQQVENRLAAAGTLSPSQDRRLKELKDQLIKAVKSLSLNTARIEALVEQLYDINKRLVQNEGKLLRLAESYGVRREEFLKEYQGSELDPNWTRAIGNLTSRGWKEFTKNEKDAIKDLRAEIQHLATETAISILEFRKIVNQVQKGEREAAIAKKEMVEANLRLVISIAKKYTNRGLQFLDLIQEGNIGLMKAVDKFEYRRGYKFSTYATWWIRQAITRSIADQARTIRIPVHMIETINKIVRTSRQMLHEIGREPTPEELAEKLAMPLEKVRKVLKIAKEPISLETPVGDEEDSHLGDFIEDKMAILPIDAAIQANLRETTTRVLASLTPREERVLRMRFGIGMNTDHTLEEVGQQFSVTRERIRQIEAKALRKLKHPSRSRKLRSFLDS; this is encoded by the coding sequence ATGGCGACTAAGGAAAAGGAAGAGGTCGAGACCGAACGCGAAGGCGCCACCGATGGCCCTCTGCTCGACCTTTCCGATGATGCTGTCAAGAAGATGATCAAGGCCGCCAAGAAGCGCGGCTATGTCACGATGGACGAGCTGAATTCGGTGCTGCCGTCGGAGGAAGTGACCTCCGAGCAGATCGAGGACACGATGGCAATGCTGTCCGATATGGGCATCAATGTCGTCGAGGATGACGAGCAAGGCGAAGAGGCCGAGGCCGGCGACACTGCGGCCGACGCCGAGGAAGACGCCAACGAGCTGGCCGAGCAGACCGGCACGGCGGTCGCCGCCACCACCACCAAGAAAGAGCCGACCGATCGCACCGACGATCCGGTGCGCATGTATCTGCGCGAGATGGGCTCGGTGGAGCTTCTGTCGCGCGAAGGCGAAATCGCCATTGCCAAGCGCATCGAAGCCGGCCGCGAGACCATGATCGCGGGCCTGTGCGAAAGCCCGCTGACCTTCCAGGCCATCATCATCTGGCGCGACGAGCTCAACGAATCCAAGATCCTGCTGCGCGAGATCATCGACCTCGAAGCCACCTATGCCGGCCCCGAAGCCAAGCAGGCACCGGTGGTCGAGCGTATCGAGGAGGCGCCCAAGGTCGAGGAAAAGCCGCGCCGCGGCCGCGACGAGGAAGAAGACATCACCAATGTCGGCGCCGACACGCGCGGCATCGGGGACGACGACGAGGAAGACGAGGACGAGGCCAGCCTGTCGCTGGCGGCGATGGAAGCCGAACTGCGTCCGCAGGTGATGGAGACGCTCGACGTCATCGCCGACACCTACAAGAAGCTGCGCAAGCTGCAGGACCAGCAGGTCGAGAACCGTCTGGCCGCCGCCGGCACGCTGTCGCCCAGCCAGGACCGCCGGCTGAAGGAGCTGAAGGACCAGCTGATCAAGGCGGTGAAATCGCTGTCGCTCAACACCGCGCGCATCGAGGCGCTGGTCGAGCAGCTCTACGACATCAACAAGCGCCTGGTGCAGAACGAGGGCAAGCTTTTGCGCCTCGCCGAAAGCTATGGCGTGCGCCGCGAGGAGTTCCTGAAGGAATATCAAGGCTCCGAGCTCGACCCCAACTGGACGCGCGCGATCGGCAATCTGACGTCGCGCGGCTGGAAGGAATTCACCAAGAACGAGAAGGATGCGATCAAGGACCTGCGTGCCGAGATCCAGCATCTGGCCACCGAAACGGCGATCTCGATCCTGGAATTCCGCAAGATCGTCAACCAGGTGCAGAAGGGCGAGCGCGAAGCCGCGATCGCCAAGAAGGAAATGGTCGAGGCCAATCTGCGCCTCGTCATCTCCATCGCCAAGAAATACACCAATCGCGGCCTGCAGTTCCTCGACCTGATCCAGGAAGGCAATATCGGCCTGATGAAGGCGGTCGACAAATTCGAATACCGCCGCGGCTACAAGTTCTCGACCTACGCGACATGGTGGATCCGGCAGGCGATCACGCGTTCGATCGCCGATCAGGCGCGCACCATCCGCATTCCGGTGCACATGATCGAAACGATCAACAAGATCGTGCGCACCTCGCGCCAGATGCTGCACGAGATCGGCCGCGAGCCGACGCCGGAGGAACTGGCCGAAAAGCTCGCCATGCCGCTCGAAAAAGTGCGCAAGGTCTTGAAGATCGCCAAGGAGCCGATCTCGCTCGAAACCCCGGTCGGCGACGAGGAGGATTCGCATCTGGGCGATTTCATCGAGGACAAGATGGCGATCCTGCCGATCGACGCGGCGATCCAGGCCAATCTGCGCGAGACCACCACGCGCGTTCTGGCCTCGCTGACGCCGCGCGAGGAGCGCGTGCTGCGCATGCGCTTCGGCATCGGCATGAACACCGACCACACGCTGGAAGAGGTCGGCCAGCAGTTCTCGGTCACCCGTGAGCGTATCCGCCAGATCGAAGCCAAGGCGCTGCGCAAGCTCAAGCATCCGAGCCGGTCGCGCAAGCTGCGCAGCTTCCTCGACAGCTGA
- a CDS encoding TauD/TfdA family dioxygenase has protein sequence MRETTGLPPERIDIPAAWTGEDMAKHPKNWLVELDPRDVAELELAATRFLARSQDIGSLTKADFPLPRLAGHLAALRQKLIEGIGFEVLRGLPVAGYSAEMAATIFCGVGAHLGSARSQNAQGHILGHVRDIGADARNATTRIYQTAERQTFHTDSADVVGLLCLRDAMQGGESLLVSTVTIYNEMRKRRPDLVRLLFDPIATDRRGEIPEGEKPYFEILVLNWHAGLLTGIYQRQYIDSAQRFPDAMRLSAAHVEALDLFDSLANDPQLNLSMRLRSGDMQFVYNHSLLHDRMGFRDWPDPDKRRHMLRLWLSVPGDRPLPACFRQRYGSIEIGDRGGIIVKGTRLNVPL, from the coding sequence GTGCGCGAGACAACAGGCCTACCGCCGGAACGGATCGACATTCCTGCCGCATGGACCGGCGAGGACATGGCGAAGCATCCCAAGAATTGGCTGGTGGAATTGGATCCGCGGGACGTCGCCGAGCTGGAATTGGCGGCAACCCGCTTTCTCGCCCGCTCACAGGATATCGGCAGCCTGACCAAGGCCGATTTCCCCTTGCCCCGGCTCGCCGGCCATCTTGCCGCCCTTCGCCAAAAACTGATCGAAGGCATAGGCTTCGAGGTGCTGCGCGGTCTCCCGGTCGCGGGATATTCCGCTGAAATGGCGGCAACGATCTTCTGCGGAGTTGGCGCGCATCTGGGAAGCGCGCGGTCGCAGAATGCCCAGGGCCACATTCTCGGCCATGTCCGCGACATCGGCGCCGACGCCAGGAACGCCACGACACGCATCTATCAGACGGCCGAGCGCCAGACGTTTCACACCGATTCCGCCGATGTCGTCGGCCTGCTCTGCCTAAGGGATGCCATGCAAGGCGGCGAGTCGCTGCTGGTCAGCACGGTGACGATCTACAACGAGATGCGCAAAAGACGGCCCGATCTGGTCCGCCTGCTGTTTGATCCGATTGCCACCGACCGGCGCGGCGAGATACCGGAGGGTGAAAAGCCCTATTTCGAAATCCTGGTCCTCAACTGGCATGCGGGATTGCTGACCGGCATCTACCAGCGCCAGTACATCGACAGCGCCCAGCGCTTCCCGGATGCCATGCGGCTGAGTGCCGCCCATGTCGAAGCGCTGGATCTCTTCGACAGCCTCGCCAATGATCCCCAGCTGAACCTGTCGATGCGGCTTCGGTCGGGCGACATGCAGTTCGTCTACAATCATTCGCTGCTTCACGACCGCATGGGTTTTCGCGATTGGCCAGACCCCGACAAGCGGCGCCATATGCTGCGCCTGTGGCTGTCGGTTCCCGGCGACCGTCCGCTGCCTGCGTGTTTCAGGCAGCGTTATGGCTCGATAGAGATCGGCGACCGGGGCGGCATCATCGTCAAGGGGACACGGCTCAATGTGCCGTTGTAG
- a CDS encoding helix-turn-helix transcriptional regulator has protein sequence MNNIAYVTTPGGEELAILPRRELDALRESLEHAQALGGFRAGQLPGLTPDEARALVVATSPLAFWRRYRKQTQAVLAASVGVTQNYLSEIENGKRGGDVALWLRLARALELPVESLVEEGD, from the coding sequence ATGAACAACATAGCCTATGTCACGACCCCGGGCGGCGAGGAGCTGGCTATCCTGCCGCGCCGCGAACTGGATGCCTTGCGTGAATCATTGGAGCATGCGCAGGCGCTTGGTGGGTTTCGCGCGGGCCAGCTTCCCGGCCTTACGCCGGATGAGGCACGGGCGCTTGTGGTTGCGACCTCTCCGCTCGCCTTCTGGCGCAGATACCGCAAGCAGACCCAGGCCGTCCTTGCCGCCTCCGTTGGCGTGACCCAGAATTATCTTTCGGAAATCGAGAATGGAAAGCGTGGCGGAGACGTCGCGCTTTGGTTGCGGCTGGCTCGCGCACTCGAACTGCCGGTCGAGAGTCTGGTCGAAGAAGGCGATTGA
- a CDS encoding type II toxin-antitoxin system RelE family toxin — protein MKRVILLPLAAKALRKHRADAERILSKIEAYADDPSSLANMVKALQGSTALRLRVGDYRVVFEETDREIIVTKIGPRGSVYD, from the coding sequence GTGAAACGGGTTATCCTTCTCCCCCTGGCTGCCAAGGCACTGCGAAAGCATCGGGCGGATGCGGAGAGAATCCTGTCGAAGATAGAAGCTTACGCCGATGACCCGAGCAGCCTTGCCAACATGGTCAAGGCCTTGCAAGGGTCGACCGCTCTGCGTTTGCGGGTCGGCGACTATCGCGTGGTGTTCGAGGAAACGGATCGGGAGATCATTGTCACCAAGATCGGACCGCGCGGATCGGTCTATGATTGA